In a single window of the Globicephala melas chromosome 10, mGloMel1.2, whole genome shotgun sequence genome:
- the SPX gene encoding LOW QUALITY PROTEIN: spexin (The sequence of the model RefSeq protein was modified relative to this genomic sequence to represent the inferred CDS: substituted 1 base at 1 genomic stop codon), with translation MKRHRNDFFDLFIQGFTSLVVTTLTLFLVFSFMGNSNSAPQRLFERRNWTPQAMLYLKGAQGRRFISDQSRRKDLADRPPPERRSPNPQLLTLPEAAAVLLASLXKLQEAGEENFDQTRFLEDSLLNW, from the exons ATGAAG AGGCACAGAAACGACTTCTTTGATCTTTTCATACAGGGATTCACAAGTCTGGTGGTAACAACCTTGACTCTTTTCCTGGTGTTTTCTTTCATGGGAAATTCGAACAGTGCTCCGCAG AGACTCTTTGAGAGAAGGAATTGGACTCCACAAGCTATGCTCTACCTGAAGGGTGCAC AGGGGCGCCGCTTCATCTCCGACCAGAGCCGGAGGAAGGACCTCGCCGACCGGCCGCCGCCCG aAAGACGAAGCCCAAATCCCCAACTACTAACTCTTCCAGAGGCAGCAGCTGTGCTATTGGCTTCCTTGTAGAAACTGCAAGAAG CTGGAGAAGAAAACTTTGATCAAACCAGATTCCTAGAAGATAGTCTGCTAAACTGGTGA